A region of the Culex quinquefasciatus strain JHB chromosome 1, VPISU_Cqui_1.0_pri_paternal, whole genome shotgun sequence genome:
ATCATCCCGAGTTgagaataaaattgataaaactatTTAGGAAATCTGAacacatacaaaaatgaaagaCAATTTgtatttacgttttttttttttgtagactcATCCACACCAACTCCACACAATCATGAAGTACACCAAAGCGCTCACGCCCGCCGACGACGACTACAAGTTCCCGTTCGGCGAGGAGCTCCGCAAGCTGGCCGAGGAGGAACTCGGCGAAACGGACGCCCGCCGCGATCACGCCCTCCAGATGCTGCGCGAGTGGGCCGAGAAGAATCCGCGCATCGCCAAGATCCGGATGGGTTAGTTCTactaaaattattgtttttttttaagcaacACTAACTTGgattttgatttcagattccaACTTTTTTCTAAAGTTTTTGCGGGCGAAAAAGTTCAGCATCCCGATCGTGCAGGACACGATCGAGCGGTACATTTTGCTGAGGCGTACGAGGGATGGGCAGTTGTTTACGCGGCTGGATTGTCGCGATCCGAAGGTGGCCAAGCTGCTGGATTTGGGGTACATGTTTGCGCTGCCGAAGCGGGATCGTAACGGGCGGAGGGTGATCTTTTACCGGCCGGGCGTGTTCGATCTGAGCGAGTTCATCAACGAGGACATGCTGCGCATTCACGGCATCTGTTATGAGACGTTGGCGCACGACGAGGAGAACCAGATTCGTGGGGTTGTGCATGCCGGGGTTGGGACGGGGATCGGGTTGCAGTACTTGACGTTGTTCTCGATCAAGGAAGCGGTGAGGATCGCGAAGAACGGCGAGAGGATCATTCCGATGCGACATCGGGAAATGCACGGCTGCAACATCAACCCGGCGCTCAAAGTGGCGATGGAGTGGGGCTTGTCGTTGATTTCGGAGAAGCTGCAGAAGCGAACGCGAGTCTACACGGACATCAAGGACATTGACATGGACAGGAGTCTGCTGCCGAAGGAGTACGGCGGCGAGATGCCGATGGCGGAGATGATCAAGCTGTGGAAGAAGGAGCTGGAGGGCTATCGGTCAACGCTGCTGCTCGAGGACCAGATGGCCGTCAATCTGCACATGTACTCGGAGGCGGCCAAAGCGGGGGCGGTGAGCGCGCTGAAACAGAATCTTAACGGATGTCTCGAGGCCACCGAGAAAAATGGAAGTTACGGGTTGGCGGGAAGTTTTCGGAAGCTAGAAGTCGATTAAAACGGGGGGTTGTCTCGCATCTCTTTCTTCGAATTGTATTCCTTAGGTTAAGTTTCATAATTATTATTAAGAGAAAAGAAATAAAGGGATTAGTGTGCTTATCATCTTACCGAGCCAAGGTTGTTTATTCGTCACTGTTTGCACTCCTCGTGGAAGGGTTCGAGGGTACGGAGGTCGCGCCACGTCGGGGGAAGTGTGTTATGCAGATGCTTGCCGCACTTTTTGCACGGATCCACGAACAGCGTCACGTAGCTGCGGAACCAGGTCTGGAAGTAACAATAAAGTATTTTactagtttttttagtttttttttatttcaacgaaactttgtccatttttccttttcctaataaaaataagtgatgagtaaaaaaaaactgagtacctacagactttttgtcaagattatacagacacagcctttgaggaaaatggcatccctctacacggatctttcgtggcgatcagacccgaccatttgaggttatgtgaattctgacctttttttaaactgcttgtaatttaagataggtaagtcagatctttgaaattcttaatccacaagaaagggcatttcagaacctttctaTAAATATATAATTTGGTAGATTTCCATGCAAAAACAACCCTTTTtggcaaattgtgaaatttacatgcagcagtttttttaagcataacttttaataaggTGGTCCAAAAAGTGGCCATTTTggacgatttttccaaaaatcataacgcctttgtctgaaaattatttgaattggaTTAATCGGGAAGTGttgcaagaaaattaaaactGGGGTTTCCGTCGCGTTGCGCGTCGCTGAAATttccgtaattgaaagacgcaacttatataggggaaatctacccattttaatcctaataagcggtcgtgtttgaatgatgctggataatctagagtctcccttgaattttactaaaaccaagtacaccaacgagtagagcaagtttttgtgaacatttctgtttattttcactttcactaaaagttattctatttctttaccaagcatttaaaaaaaataattcccaagggtattctaatcgagg
Encoded here:
- the LOC6046595 gene encoding retinaldehyde-binding protein 1, with amino-acid sequence MKYTKALTPADDDYKFPFGEELRKLAEEELGETDARRDHALQMLREWAEKNPRIAKIRMDSNFFLKFLRAKKFSIPIVQDTIERYILLRRTRDGQLFTRLDCRDPKVAKLLDLGYMFALPKRDRNGRRVIFYRPGVFDLSEFINEDMLRIHGICYETLAHDEENQIRGVVHAGVGTGIGLQYLTLFSIKEAVRIAKNGERIIPMRHREMHGCNINPALKVAMEWGLSLISEKLQKRTRVYTDIKDIDMDRSLLPKEYGGEMPMAEMIKLWKKELEGYRSTLLLEDQMAVNLHMYSEAAKAGAVSALKQNLNGCLEATEKNGSYGLAGSFRKLEVD